The Streptomyces sp. Alt3 genome has a segment encoding these proteins:
- a CDS encoding AMP-dependent synthetase/ligase, which produces MSDTQTLIDSRPPSVATLFIDRVAATPDGEAYRYPVPAASGQGPDDWKSLTWAQAAERVHAIAAGLISLGVRPEERVALASSTRVEWILADLGVMCAGAATTTIYPSTNTEESAFILADSDSRVLIAEDAAQLAKARESRADLPELAHVVVIDPAGAEAAEGDPEGWVLTLAELEARGAEHLVKNPDAVTDRVAAITPDQLATLIYTSGTTGRPKGVRLPHDNWSYMAKATVATGLITEGDVQYLWLPLAHVFGKVLTSGQIEVGHVTAVDGRVDKIIENLPVVQPTYMAAVPRIFEKVYNGVAAKARAGGGAKYKIFQWAADVAREHATVSQDNFRRTGRASVPFALGAKHKVADTLVFAKIREAFGGRLRACVSGSAALAPDIGLFFSGAGIHILEGYGLTESSAASFVNPGEAYRTGTVGKPLPGTEVRIADDGEILLRGPGLMEGYHRLPEKTAEVLESDGWFHTGDIGELSQDGYLRITDRKKDLIKTSGGKYIAPAEVEGQFKAVCPFVSNILVHGADRNFCTALISLDEPTILGWAEENGLGGKPYADVVASPQAVELIEGYVKRLNEGLQRWQTIKKFRLLPRDLDIEHGELTPSLKLKRPVVEREYKDLIDDMYAGSREA; this is translated from the coding sequence GTGAGCGACACACAGACCTTGATCGATAGCCGACCGCCCTCCGTGGCGACTCTCTTCATCGACCGCGTGGCGGCCACTCCGGACGGGGAGGCGTACCGCTATCCGGTGCCTGCCGCGTCGGGGCAGGGCCCGGACGACTGGAAGTCGCTCACCTGGGCGCAGGCCGCCGAGCGGGTCCACGCCATCGCGGCCGGTCTGATCTCCCTGGGTGTCAGGCCGGAGGAGCGTGTCGCGCTCGCCTCCTCCACCCGTGTCGAGTGGATCCTCGCCGACCTCGGTGTGATGTGCGCGGGCGCGGCGACGACGACGATCTACCCCTCCACGAACACCGAGGAGTCCGCCTTCATCCTGGCCGACTCCGACAGCCGCGTGCTGATCGCCGAGGATGCCGCCCAGCTGGCGAAGGCCCGGGAGAGCCGGGCCGATCTGCCCGAACTGGCGCATGTAGTCGTCATCGATCCGGCCGGCGCCGAGGCCGCCGAGGGCGACCCCGAGGGCTGGGTCCTCACCCTTGCCGAGCTCGAGGCCCGGGGCGCCGAGCACCTGGTGAAGAACCCCGACGCGGTCACCGACCGGGTCGCGGCGATCACCCCGGACCAGCTGGCGACCCTGATCTACACCTCGGGCACCACGGGCCGGCCCAAGGGTGTGCGGCTGCCGCACGACAACTGGTCGTACATGGCCAAGGCGACCGTGGCGACCGGCCTGATCACCGAGGGCGACGTCCAGTACCTCTGGCTGCCGCTCGCGCACGTCTTCGGGAAGGTGCTCACCTCCGGCCAGATCGAGGTCGGGCACGTCACGGCCGTCGACGGCCGCGTGGACAAGATCATCGAGAACCTGCCGGTGGTCCAGCCGACCTACATGGCGGCCGTTCCCCGCATCTTCGAGAAGGTCTACAACGGTGTCGCCGCCAAGGCGCGGGCCGGTGGCGGGGCCAAGTACAAGATCTTCCAGTGGGCGGCCGACGTCGCCCGCGAGCACGCCACGGTGTCCCAGGACAACTTCCGGCGCACGGGCAGGGCCTCGGTGCCGTTCGCGCTCGGTGCCAAGCACAAGGTCGCCGACACCCTCGTCTTCGCGAAGATCCGTGAGGCCTTCGGCGGACGGCTCCGAGCCTGCGTCTCCGGCTCGGCCGCCCTCGCCCCCGACATCGGCCTGTTCTTCTCCGGGGCCGGTATCCACATCCTGGAGGGCTACGGCCTGACCGAGTCCAGTGCCGCCTCCTTCGTCAACCCGGGCGAGGCCTACCGCACCGGGACCGTCGGCAAGCCGCTCCCCGGCACCGAGGTCCGGATCGCGGACGACGGCGAGATCCTGCTGCGCGGCCCCGGGCTGATGGAGGGCTACCACCGGCTGCCCGAGAAGACCGCCGAGGTGCTGGAGTCCGACGGCTGGTTCCACACCGGCGACATCGGCGAGCTCTCCCAGGACGGCTACCTGCGGATCACCGACCGTAAGAAGGACCTGATCAAGACGTCCGGCGGCAAGTACATCGCCCCGGCGGAGGTCGAGGGCCAGTTCAAGGCGGTGTGCCCGTTCGTCTCCAACATCCTGGTGCACGGCGCCGACCGTAACTTCTGCACCGCCCTCATCTCGCTCGACGAGCCGACCATCCTCGGCTGGGCGGAGGAGAACGGACTGGGCGGCAAGCCGTACGCCGACGTGGTGGCCTCCCCCCAGGCCGTGGAGCTCATCGAGGGCTATGTGAAGCGCCTCAACGAGGGCCTTCAGCGCTGGCAGACCATCAAGAAGTTCCGGCTCCTGCCGCGCGACCTCGACATCGAGCACGGCGAGCTGACCCCCAGCCTCAAGCTGAAGCGCCCGGTCGTCGAGCGCGAGTACAAGGACCTGATCGACGACATGTACGCGGGCTCCCGCGAGGCGTAG
- a CDS encoding SpoIIE family protein phosphatase, which produces MGPIPLQRDTVQRPGTVVAGQSGDPRPAARTSLPGIPQASAAARRFVRAALTDWTGLGLPSSGEFGERLTDDALTVASELVTNAVVHAGTTVELLLRLEDPAGPEPAALVLEITDHHPARSVRDERADRPDPAEYGRGLQLVATLAESWGITYRTGLKTVWARLLGDDRYGLPDTPAADDASRRRGLRDGGILTPAAGQAARDDAGWAGRGGLSFLAEASGLLAGQLDEDTVASTAGRLLVPRLADWCAIWLESEGGGPAAAPRLAGVWHSDEARTELLRPTLEKEPLRLPGSVGAGPVPIPWPGGAAERGDGTGAALAHRIVSGGRTLGALLVGREGDDHIPDEVAILLADFVRRVGLAVGAARAYTRQATISRILQRGLLPSKVAEIPGVTSALVYEPGDDGVVGGDFYDLFPCPGGRWCFVLGDVQGSGPEAAVVTGLARPWLRLLSREGFRVGEVLDRLNRLLLDDAMEAAEAAALMVAAAGGQQLQGGEQIQDGTQSRFLSLLYGSLVPLPDGGVRCTVASAGHPLPLLLRPDGSVRPAAEPQVLLGVVEDVAYDSQSFDLAPGDSLLCVTDGVTERRSGRLMFDDGDGLARVLAGCAGLTAAGMADRIKQAVHAFAERPPDDDLALLVLQVDGGRHTAVRDDSAGE; this is translated from the coding sequence GTGGGGCCCATTCCCTTGCAGCGGGACACAGTCCAGCGTCCCGGCACCGTCGTCGCAGGTCAGAGCGGCGATCCGCGTCCGGCCGCCCGCACGAGCCTGCCCGGAATCCCGCAGGCCTCGGCCGCGGCCCGCAGATTCGTCCGGGCCGCGCTCACCGACTGGACGGGGCTGGGGCTTCCCTCGTCCGGTGAGTTCGGGGAGCGGCTGACCGACGACGCTCTGACCGTGGCCAGCGAACTGGTCACCAACGCCGTCGTGCACGCCGGTACGACCGTCGAGCTGCTCCTCAGGCTGGAGGACCCGGCCGGCCCCGAACCGGCCGCCCTCGTACTGGAGATCACCGACCACCATCCGGCCCGGTCGGTGCGCGACGAGCGGGCCGACCGGCCCGACCCCGCCGAGTACGGCCGGGGGCTCCAGCTCGTCGCCACCCTCGCCGAGTCCTGGGGCATCACCTATCGCACCGGCCTCAAGACCGTCTGGGCCCGCCTCCTCGGGGACGACCGTTACGGACTGCCCGACACCCCGGCCGCCGACGACGCCTCGCGCAGGCGCGGACTGCGCGACGGCGGGATCCTCACCCCCGCGGCCGGGCAGGCCGCGCGCGACGACGCGGGCTGGGCAGGGCGTGGCGGGCTCTCCTTCCTCGCCGAGGCCTCCGGCCTCCTCGCGGGCCAGCTCGACGAGGACACGGTGGCCTCGACAGCGGGCCGCCTCCTGGTGCCGCGGCTCGCCGACTGGTGCGCGATATGGCTGGAGAGCGAGGGCGGCGGCCCGGCGGCCGCCCCCAGGCTCGCGGGGGTCTGGCACAGCGACGAGGCACGGACCGAGCTGCTGCGCCCCACGCTGGAGAAGGAACCGCTCCGGTTACCCGGCAGTGTCGGTGCCGGCCCCGTACCCATCCCCTGGCCGGGCGGCGCCGCGGAGCGCGGTGACGGTACGGGAGCCGCGCTGGCCCACCGCATCGTCTCGGGCGGGCGCACGCTCGGCGCGCTGCTCGTGGGCCGCGAGGGCGACGACCACATTCCCGACGAGGTGGCCATCCTCCTCGCGGACTTCGTACGGCGGGTGGGCCTCGCCGTGGGCGCCGCCCGCGCCTACACCCGGCAGGCCACCATCAGCCGCATCCTGCAGCGCGGACTGCTGCCCAGCAAGGTCGCCGAGATACCCGGGGTCACCAGCGCCCTGGTGTACGAGCCGGGTGACGACGGCGTGGTCGGCGGCGACTTCTACGACCTGTTCCCGTGCCCCGGCGGCCGCTGGTGCTTCGTGCTCGGGGACGTCCAGGGCAGCGGGCCCGAGGCCGCCGTCGTCACCGGCCTCGCCCGGCCCTGGCTGCGTCTGCTGTCCCGGGAGGGCTTCCGCGTCGGAGAGGTCCTCGACCGGCTCAACCGGCTCCTCCTGGACGACGCCATGGAGGCCGCCGAGGCCGCCGCCCTCATGGTCGCGGCTGCCGGCGGCCAGCAGCTCCAGGGCGGCGAGCAGATCCAGGACGGCACTCAGTCCCGCTTCCTCTCCCTGCTGTACGGCTCCCTCGTGCCGCTCCCGGACGGCGGGGTGCGCTGCACCGTGGCGAGCGCCGGCCACCCCCTCCCGCTGCTGCTGCGCCCCGACGGCTCCGTACGCCCGGCCGCCGAGCCGCAGGTGCTGCTCGGCGTCGTCGAGGACGTGGCGTACGACAGCCAGAGTTTCGACCTGGCACCCGGCGACAGCCTCCTCTGCGTCACCGACGGGGTGACGGAGCGGCGCTCGGGGCGGCTGATGTTCGACGACGGTGACGGCCTCGCACGGGTCCTGGCGGGCTGCGCGGGGCTTACCGCCGCCGGGATGGCCGACCGGATCAAGCAGGCCGTCCACGCCTTCGCCGAGCGCCCGCCCGACGACGACCTGGCCCTGCTGGTGCTCCAGGTCGACGGGGGGCGGCACACGGCTGTGCGGGATGACTCCGCGGGCGAGTGA
- the hemW gene encoding radical SAM family heme chaperone HemW, producing MPSVLPDGEPVPDDGALPRHALEGAAGRPLGFYLHVPYCATRCGYCDFNTYTATELRGSGGALASRDNYAAHLVEEVRQARKVLGDDPRPVRTVFVGGGTPTLLPAADLVRMLAAIREEFGLAEDAEITTEANPESVDPAYLAALREGGFNRVSFGMQSARQHVLKVLDRTHTPGRPEACVAEARAAGFEHVNLDLIYGTPGESDDDWRASLDAAIGAGPDHVSAYALIVEEGTQLARRIRRGEVPMTDDDVHADRYLIADEAMAAAGFSWYEVSNWSRTPEGRCLHNELYWRGADWWGAGPGAHSHVGGVRWWNVKHPGAYAQALAEGRSPGAGREVLGDEDRRVERILLELRLVEGCPLSLLAPAGLAAAARAVTDGLLEPGPYGEGRAVLTLRGRLLADAVVRDLVD from the coding sequence ATGCCTTCCGTACTGCCCGATGGTGAGCCCGTGCCCGACGACGGGGCGCTGCCCCGCCATGCCCTGGAAGGCGCCGCCGGCCGTCCGCTCGGTTTCTACCTGCACGTGCCCTACTGCGCCACCCGCTGCGGCTACTGCGACTTCAACACCTACACCGCGACCGAGCTGCGTGGTTCCGGGGGCGCCCTGGCGTCCCGGGACAACTACGCCGCCCATCTCGTCGAGGAGGTCCGCCAGGCCCGCAAGGTGCTCGGCGACGACCCCCGTCCCGTCCGCACGGTCTTCGTCGGCGGCGGTACGCCGACGCTGCTGCCCGCCGCCGACCTCGTCCGGATGCTCGCGGCGATCCGTGAGGAGTTCGGGCTGGCGGAGGACGCGGAGATCACCACGGAGGCCAACCCGGAGTCCGTCGACCCGGCCTATCTCGCGGCACTCCGGGAGGGCGGCTTCAACCGCGTCTCCTTCGGCATGCAGAGCGCCCGGCAGCACGTCCTGAAGGTCCTGGACCGCACCCACACGCCCGGCAGGCCCGAGGCCTGTGTCGCCGAGGCCCGCGCGGCCGGCTTCGAGCACGTCAACCTCGACCTGATCTACGGCACCCCCGGTGAGTCCGACGACGACTGGCGGGCCTCCCTGGACGCGGCGATCGGCGCAGGACCCGACCACGTGTCGGCGTACGCGCTGATCGTGGAGGAGGGGACCCAGCTCGCCCGCCGCATCCGCCGGGGCGAGGTCCCGATGACGGACGACGACGTCCACGCCGACCGCTACCTGATTGCCGACGAGGCGATGGCGGCCGCGGGTTTCTCCTGGTACGAGGTGTCGAACTGGTCCCGTACGCCCGAGGGCCGCTGCCTGCACAACGAGCTGTACTGGCGCGGGGCCGACTGGTGGGGCGCCGGACCGGGCGCGCACAGCCATGTCGGAGGGGTGCGCTGGTGGAACGTCAAGCACCCCGGGGCCTACGCGCAGGCACTCGCCGAGGGCCGCTCGCCGGGGGCCGGCCGTGAGGTGCTCGGGGACGAGGACCGGCGGGTCGAGCGGATCCTGCTGGAGCTGCGGCTCGTCGAGGGCTGCCCGCTGTCCCTGCTCGCTCCCGCAGGTCTCGCGGCGGCCGCCCGCGCCGTGACCGACGGGCTGCTGGAGCCCGGACCGTACGGTGAGGGACGCGCGGTCCTCACCCTCCGCGGCCGGCTGCTGGCCGACGCCGTGGTGCGGGACCTGGTGGACTAG